In Armatimonadota bacterium, one genomic interval encodes:
- a CDS encoding uroporphyrinogen decarboxylase family protein: MKMDSRERVFRALNFEQPDRVPIDFWMSSGFKKKILSYLRIDEKAFLDSYNIDLRYIEGPRYIGPPLRTFSDGTDEDIWGVRRSTVTVPTPGGQETYKEVAWSPLAFANSVEDVYAYDHWPSPDWFDYSKIEKQCDEIRNEGRVVVFMGDRMNRLAQLKPAMYLRGVEEIFIDMGVSPEIAEAIFARICDFYCEYAERIFEAAKGKIDILLMGDDFGSQNGPLVSPEMWAQFLGKGFSKYISLAKAYGLRVIHHTCGSVRQIIPLMIERGLDVLQSLQPEAADMDPRTLKSEFGNQLAFHGGISVQRTLPFGTPGDVRREVKDRIEALAPGGGYILCTAHNIQADTPVENVLALLHAYMEYGRY, encoded by the coding sequence ATGAAAATGGATTCGCGAGAGCGCGTATTTCGCGCATTGAATTTTGAGCAACCGGACAGAGTGCCGATTGACTTTTGGATGTCTAGCGGTTTCAAGAAAAAAATCCTCAGCTATCTTAGGATAGACGAAAAGGCATTTCTTGACTCATACAATATTGACTTGCGGTACATCGAAGGACCTCGATATATTGGCCCACCGCTTAGAACATTCTCCGATGGCACAGATGAAGACATCTGGGGTGTTCGGCGTTCAACAGTAACTGTACCAACGCCTGGTGGACAGGAAACATATAAGGAGGTTGCCTGGTCTCCTCTTGCCTTTGCTAATTCTGTCGAAGATGTTTATGCCTATGACCACTGGCCTTCGCCTGATTGGTTTGATTATAGCAAAATCGAAAAACAATGCGATGAGATTCGCAATGAAGGACGAGTGGTCGTATTTATGGGAGACCGCATGAATCGTTTGGCACAGCTCAAGCCTGCGATGTACCTCCGCGGAGTCGAGGAAATTTTTATTGACATGGGTGTTTCTCCTGAAATAGCTGAAGCAATCTTCGCAAGGATTTGCGATTTCTATTGCGAATATGCGGAAAGAATATTCGAAGCGGCAAAAGGCAAAATAGACATTCTTCTTATGGGCGACGACTTTGGCTCACAGAATGGACCGTTGGTTTCGCCGGAGATGTGGGCACAGTTTCTTGGCAAGGGTTTTTCTAAATATATTTCGCTTGCAAAAGCATATGGTCTCCGTGTAATTCATCATACTTGTGGCTCTGTTCGGCAAATAATACCCCTAATGATTGAGCGCGGCCTCGACGTGCTTCAATCGCTCCAGCCGGAAGCGGCAGATATGGACCCAAGAACACTGAAGTCTGAGTTCGGGAACCAACTGGCATTTCACGGAGGAATTTCTGTTCAAAGAACGCTCCCCTTTGGTACGCCTGGGGACGTAAGGAGGGAAGTCAAGGACAGAATCGAGGCACTTGCGCCTGGTGGAGGTTATATTCTTTGTACGGCGCACAACATCCAAGCAGATACGCCAGTGGAGAATGTCCTTGCACTCCTCCATGCGTACATGGAGTATGGACGATACTGA
- a CDS encoding sodium:solute symporter family protein has translation MENFTIFDLIVVLAYLIGIGGIGIYQAVKIKSSGDYFAGGRKFSKWLMMMHALGTGTHADDPVVVTGAAYKHGLSGIWYTFVYLFVTPFYWIIAPFFRRSRFITTADFFKVRFGRKMALLYSVMGVITFALYTGMMLKATGTLAHAVTQGAVPEWVAIAAMTAVFVSYGLAGGLVATVVTESIQGLLIVVMSLLLVPFGLVKVGGFSRLHELLSADKFSLHAPTELTIPWIITGSIMMLIGIVSQPHIMEVCSTGKTEFEGRVGFTYGNFVKRFCAIGWALTGVIVLGLVTMPHGIPPLGAEREAAFGTAIRVLLPAGFTGLMFAAILAAQMSTLSAFMVASSALLARNIYKEHINPNADDRQLLCLARWIGLIVVAIGVIFALCVSGVAQALVINWAVSTLTGIFMWFGVLWRRTNATGTWVSFAVMAVIWLVLGPAGGAIKNFWPSAPAVVGIYADKSMLQNLGLSFLPAGIVALIIGSIVADRTRSRLPALIWFGMVAISWAIVFPLKLGFGTFMDFNKVALMMTNCLCAAILALLVGMVFPSHQDKRKLEEFYLLLKTPVGREEELRKAGVEVVYAGHSEGHPWELKHPRLVNIGGFFVALAFSLIVLGILWGISRIGA, from the coding sequence GTGGAAAACTTCACCATATTCGACCTCATAGTAGTGCTTGCTTATCTTATTGGCATAGGCGGCATCGGAATTTACCAAGCCGTAAAGATAAAGAGTTCAGGCGACTACTTTGCAGGAGGCAGGAAGTTCAGCAAATGGCTGATGATGATGCACGCTCTTGGAACTGGGACGCATGCAGATGACCCAGTTGTTGTCACCGGTGCGGCATACAAGCACGGCCTCTCAGGAATTTGGTATACTTTCGTTTATTTATTTGTCACGCCCTTTTATTGGATTATTGCGCCGTTTTTTAGGCGCTCGCGGTTTATAACTACTGCAGACTTTTTTAAGGTGCGTTTTGGAAGAAAAATGGCGCTCTTATATTCGGTAATGGGCGTTATTACCTTTGCGCTTTACACGGGGATGATGCTTAAAGCAACTGGTACCCTTGCACATGCTGTCACCCAAGGCGCAGTGCCGGAGTGGGTTGCAATTGCCGCTATGACGGCGGTATTCGTTTCATACGGGCTCGCAGGTGGGTTAGTTGCAACGGTTGTGACGGAATCAATCCAAGGACTGCTGATTGTCGTAATGTCTTTGCTTCTCGTCCCATTTGGTTTGGTTAAAGTTGGAGGATTTTCACGCCTTCATGAACTTCTTAGCGCAGATAAGTTCAGTCTTCATGCACCAACCGAGCTTACAATACCTTGGATTATTACGGGCTCGATTATGATGTTAATTGGCATTGTTTCTCAGCCTCATATTATGGAGGTTTGCTCGACGGGTAAGACGGAATTTGAGGGGCGTGTAGGATTCACATATGGCAACTTTGTAAAGCGGTTTTGCGCTATAGGGTGGGCGCTTACAGGCGTCATAGTGCTTGGCTTGGTGACAATGCCGCACGGCATCCCGCCGCTCGGGGCGGAAAGAGAGGCGGCCTTTGGAACAGCGATTCGGGTGCTCCTGCCTGCTGGGTTTACAGGGCTGATGTTTGCCGCAATTCTGGCGGCACAGATGTCAACATTGAGTGCGTTTATGGTGGCGTCGTCGGCTCTGCTGGCGCGGAATATTTACAAAGAGCACATCAATCCAAATGCCGACGACCGGCAGCTTCTGTGTTTGGCGCGTTGGATAGGTTTGATAGTTGTTGCAATCGGCGTCATTTTTGCGCTATGCGTATCAGGTGTGGCTCAGGCTTTAGTGATAAACTGGGCTGTATCAACGCTTACTGGCATATTTATGTGGTTTGGGGTATTGTGGCGGAGAACTAATGCTACTGGCACATGGGTATCTTTTGCCGTCATGGCTGTAATTTGGTTGGTTCTTGGTCCAGCTGGCGGCGCGATTAAAAACTTTTGGCCTTCTGCACCTGCGGTTGTAGGCATTTACGCAGATAAGAGTATGCTCCAAAACTTGGGATTGTCTTTTCTGCCCGCAGGTATAGTTGCATTAATTATCGGAAGTATTGTTGCTGACAGAACAAGAAGCAGATTGCCCGCACTCATTTGGTTTGGCATGGTTGCAATTTCCTGGGCAATCGTTTTCCCTCTAAAGCTTGGTTTTGGAACGTTTATGGATTTCAATAAGGTTGCTCTCATGATGACCAATTGTTTGTGTGCTGCAATACTTGCTTTGTTGGTTGGAATGGTTTTCCCCAGCCACCAAGATAAACGAAAGTTGGAAGAATTCTATCTTCTTCTTAAAACGCCGGTTGGACGAGAAGAAGAATTGCGAAAAGCAGGCGTTGAGGTCGTATACGCAGGACACAGCGAAGGGCATCCGTGGGAGCTCAAGCATCCGCGATTGGTAAACATTGGCGGATTCTTTGTGGCGCTTGCATTTTCACTTATTGTTTTGGGTATTCTGTGGGGAATTTCACGGATAGGCGCGTGA
- a CDS encoding TIM barrel protein, whose protein sequence is MSRIGIATWNFGEGTLCERVRTFAEMGYNAVSINNRDLDFLTEEEEGEISKIADEHDLLLTFHGSLVSKVADESTIVAHAERMVKWQKRTGRIKCASYDTPHVAIAEGIYRADPQPILGILDMVLSIFSGTGVRVLLEDCPIFPWQAERMKELAEKHVHLAILVDLGHMNIRLREPRHNPQPLKAGAVEEYLKGIPYEIAELHVHSNDGTKDQHAPPYAPNADLATAAKVLREIGFNGVSTIELVPAWCGMQAEEIIPACRKSLDYWANLLA, encoded by the coding sequence ATGTCGAGAATTGGCATAGCAACGTGGAACTTTGGCGAGGGCACACTTTGCGAAAGGGTGCGAACTTTCGCAGAAATGGGCTATAACGCAGTAAGCATAAACAATAGGGACCTCGATTTTCTAACTGAGGAAGAAGAAGGAGAGATAAGCAAGATCGCCGATGAGCATGACCTTTTGTTAACGTTTCACGGCAGCTTGGTGTCCAAAGTTGCCGATGAATCCACGATTGTTGCCCATGCCGAGAGAATGGTGAAATGGCAAAAGCGCACCGGCCGAATCAAATGTGCATCATATGATACTCCACATGTAGCAATTGCTGAGGGAATTTACCGTGCCGACCCCCAGCCCATACTAGGCATCCTGGACATGGTTCTCTCAATCTTTTCGGGAACTGGGGTGCGCGTTCTATTAGAAGACTGCCCGATTTTCCCTTGGCAAGCAGAGCGCATGAAAGAATTAGCTGAAAAACACGTTCATCTTGCCATTTTAGTGGATCTTGGCCATATGAATATTCGCCTACGGGAGCCAAGACATAACCCACAACCACTCAAAGCAGGGGCGGTCGAGGAATATCTCAAAGGTATCCCATATGAAATAGCGGAGTTGCACGTTCACAGCAACGATGGAACAAAGGACCAACATGCTCCGCCTTATGCGCCCAATGCCGACCTTGCGACTGCTGCCAAAGTACTGCGAGAAATAGGCTTCAATGGCGTTTCCACCATCGAGTTAGTGCCGGCTTGGTGTGGAATGCAGGCCGAGGAAATTATTCCCGCCTGCAGAAAGTCATTAGATTATTGGGCAAATCTCCTTGCTTAG
- a CDS encoding LemA family protein, with amino-acid sequence MMISAATIVIIAVLGVAGLIILWLVYLYNRLVVLRNRINNAWSQIDVQLRRRYDLIPNLVETVKGYAAHEKEVFTKVTEARAAMASAQTIAEQGQAQNMITQALKSLFAVAEAYPDLKANQNFMMLQEELSGTESKIAYARQFYNDTVMAYNTLIQSFPANLFAKAFGFTEREYFPMEEAAREPVQVKF; translated from the coding sequence ATGATGATTTCAGCGGCAACGATAGTGATCATCGCAGTATTGGGCGTAGCCGGCCTAATAATTCTTTGGCTGGTGTATCTATACAACCGATTAGTTGTTTTGCGAAATAGGATTAACAATGCCTGGTCGCAAATTGACGTCCAGCTTCGTCGGAGATATGATTTAATCCCAAATCTCGTCGAGACTGTGAAAGGCTATGCGGCACATGAGAAGGAGGTTTTCACAAAAGTAACCGAAGCTCGGGCCGCAATGGCTTCAGCGCAAACTATCGCAGAACAAGGGCAGGCGCAAAATATGATTACCCAGGCTCTCAAATCTCTTTTTGCGGTTGCTGAGGCGTATCCAGATCTTAAAGCGAACCAGAACTTTATGATGTTACAGGAGGAGTTGTCGGGGACAGAGAGCAAGATTGCGTATGCCCGCCAATTCTACAACGATACTGTGATGGCTTACAACACGCTCATCCAGTCGTTTCCGGCCAATCTTTTTGCAAAGGCATTTGGTTTCACCGAAAGAGAATACTTCCCTATGGAAGAAGCCGCACGTGAGCCCGTTCAAGTCAAGTTTTGA
- a CDS encoding M48 family metallopeptidase, with amino-acid sequence MYEQIASNIRRSYLLIFAFILLICGLGYLFSETTGYPEILPLALVFAIVSSIGSYYYSDKIVLAMSNARPATKEEHAFLINSVEGLAIAAGIPVPKIYVIDDTAPNAFATGRDPEHAVICVTTGLMQKLNRIELEGVISHEMAHIKGFDIRLMALVAVLAGTVVLISDWLLRSMRFGFIRRNRNRGSGGNPLVLAIALIAALLAPLIALLMQLAISRRREFLADAQGALLTRYPEGLASALEKIASDTEPLEAANKATAHMYIYNPLRDYGGWLNNLFSTHPPIEERIRRLRSM; translated from the coding sequence ATGTATGAGCAAATTGCTTCGAATATACGCAGGTCATACTTACTAATATTCGCCTTCATCTTATTGATTTGCGGGCTGGGGTATTTATTCTCAGAGACCACTGGCTATCCTGAGATTCTCCCACTTGCGCTTGTTTTTGCCATCGTGAGCAGCATAGGTAGTTACTACTATAGTGACAAGATTGTGCTTGCGATGTCTAATGCGCGGCCAGCGACTAAAGAGGAACATGCCTTTCTAATTAACTCCGTTGAAGGTCTTGCGATTGCAGCCGGAATTCCTGTCCCAAAGATCTATGTCATTGATGACACCGCACCAAACGCATTTGCGACCGGCAGAGACCCTGAACACGCAGTAATTTGTGTGACAACAGGTTTGATGCAAAAACTGAACCGTATTGAACTAGAGGGAGTTATTAGCCACGAGATGGCACATATAAAAGGATTCGATATTCGCCTAATGGCGCTGGTCGCGGTTCTTGCTGGCACGGTTGTCTTAATATCCGATTGGTTGCTTCGGAGCATGCGGTTCGGCTTTATTCGCCGTAATAGAAACCGCGGATCGGGTGGGAATCCTTTGGTGTTGGCAATTGCGCTGATTGCCGCTTTACTTGCACCTCTAATCGCTCTTTTGATGCAGCTTGCTATTTCAAGGAGGCGGGAGTTTCTTGCCGATGCTCAGGGGGCATTGCTTACTCGATATCCAGAAGGTTTGGCAAGCGCTCTTGAAAAAATCGCATCAGATACAGAACCACTCGAGGCAGCAAATAAAGCAACTGCCCATATGTATATCTACAATCCTCTGCGCGACTATGGAGGATGGCTAAACAATCTTTTCAGCACACATCCGCCAATTGAGGAACGCATTCGCCGCTTGAGAAGCATGTAA
- a CDS encoding MFS transporter, whose translation MYERTAATKNIGFEHDQREVRRSFCLLSMDAIFYFCGLALIDSQTVLPTFLATLTKSPMLIGALMAIRPAGVFIPQLWSAHYLRKRTRHKGFLIKVASISRIAVTFFAIILFFANSGDKVLMLWAFVAMYTAFWFSEGGVGVSWTDLVAKTIPERLRGRLFGLMQVVGGILGVLVGVFVSRMLSEKGPDYPTNFAVLVAVSAFFFWMSLASLSAVREPEGPTDDYDGGFLEYIGKLGNTLKEHSQLKRLIAVQMLAGLSGLSLPFYILYAKETSKVTGEMVGIFLLVQTIGSILAALVTGYLSDHRGPKIAIILTLVLGISAPAMALVVGGAQAWAFGFVFLVVGGLLGSSWIGITNFLLEISEPKERRGLIGLMNTANTPAMLYPLLGGVIAQELSYCAAFVLTALAALIALLLSLGLKSKKDDMLY comes from the coding sequence ATGTATGAAAGGACAGCAGCAACAAAAAACATTGGGTTTGAGCATGACCAGCGAGAGGTCAGGAGAAGTTTTTGCCTTCTCTCGATGGATGCCATTTTCTATTTTTGTGGTCTTGCGTTAATTGATTCTCAAACCGTTCTTCCCACTTTCTTGGCGACACTTACGAAGTCCCCTATGCTGATTGGCGCATTGATGGCTATTCGCCCTGCGGGTGTTTTCATCCCCCAGCTCTGGAGTGCTCACTATCTTCGGAAGCGGACGCGCCACAAAGGTTTCCTTATTAAGGTTGCCTCAATTTCGAGAATTGCCGTAACTTTCTTTGCAATAATTCTTTTCTTTGCAAACAGTGGAGATAAAGTACTCATGCTCTGGGCTTTTGTTGCAATGTATACGGCGTTTTGGTTTTCAGAGGGTGGGGTGGGGGTTTCTTGGACCGACTTGGTTGCTAAGACGATTCCCGAACGGTTGCGTGGGCGATTGTTCGGATTGATGCAGGTAGTCGGAGGCATATTAGGAGTACTGGTTGGTGTTTTCGTGAGCCGAATGCTTTCGGAAAAAGGACCAGATTATCCAACAAATTTTGCTGTCCTAGTGGCTGTATCGGCTTTTTTCTTCTGGATGAGTTTAGCTAGTCTTTCTGCTGTTCGTGAGCCGGAAGGGCCCACCGATGATTATGACGGCGGCTTTCTTGAGTATATCGGCAAGCTGGGCAATACCCTCAAGGAACATAGCCAGCTTAAGCGGCTGATTGCAGTGCAAATGCTAGCAGGGCTAAGTGGGCTTTCGCTTCCATTTTATATACTATATGCGAAAGAAACATCCAAAGTCACTGGGGAAATGGTTGGTATTTTTCTTCTGGTGCAGACGATAGGAAGTATTCTAGCTGCATTGGTAACAGGTTATCTCAGCGACCATAGAGGGCCAAAGATCGCAATAATATTGACCCTTGTACTAGGTATTTCAGCGCCTGCCATGGCTCTTGTGGTTGGTGGCGCACAGGCATGGGCGTTTGGATTCGTTTTCCTAGTGGTTGGTGGACTCTTGGGAAGCTCGTGGATTGGTATAACGAACTTCCTTCTCGAGATTTCCGAACCTAAGGAACGGCGGGGGTTAATTGGGTTGATGAACACTGCGAATACACCGGCAATGCTGTATCCCCTTCTCGGCGGCGTAATAGCTCAGGAATTATCATACTGTGCTGCATTTGTTTTGACAGCGCTGGCTGCGCTAATTGCCCTCCTTCTTTCATTGGGATTAAAAAGCAAGAAAGATGATATGCTCTACTAA
- the miaA gene encoding tRNA (adenosine(37)-N6)-dimethylallyltransferase MiaA, whose translation MKHGLVVGIVGPTATGKTAVGIELAKRLDGEIISADSMAVYKLMNIGTAKPTPEELGGVRIHLVDVVWPDEEFSVAEFKRLAEEAIADILSRGKMPLVVGGTGLYIKALTGGLSIPSIGPDRMLREQLKAEAAQYGNEYLLERLRAIDPITASRLHPNDLKRIIRALEVYVISGMPISHFHGIASEYKALYDFKLFGLTLSRPTLYARIEERVEEQIRAGLIEEVRSLLEKNYSPDLPSMKGLGYKQVAGYLRGEYDLETAIKLLKRDTRRFAKRQFTWFRADKSIHWIDVEGLSPSQVAEKVIGLLKAKV comes from the coding sequence GTGAAGCATGGTTTGGTGGTTGGAATCGTTGGTCCCACGGCAACGGGAAAAACTGCCGTCGGGATTGAGCTTGCAAAGCGCTTGGATGGGGAGATTATCTCCGCTGATTCGATGGCAGTCTACAAGTTAATGAATATTGGGACTGCGAAGCCGACACCAGAGGAACTTGGCGGAGTTCGGATTCACCTAGTTGACGTTGTTTGGCCAGATGAGGAATTCAGTGTTGCAGAGTTCAAGCGGTTGGCAGAGGAAGCAATTGCAGATATTCTGTCACGAGGAAAAATGCCTTTGGTTGTTGGCGGCACTGGGCTTTACATAAAAGCGCTCACAGGTGGTTTAAGCATTCCAAGCATAGGACCCGACCGGATGCTTCGGGAGCAGTTAAAAGCTGAAGCGGCACAGTATGGAAATGAATACTTACTTGAACGTCTTCGAGCAATTGATCCGATTACGGCAAGCCGACTGCATCCAAATGACCTTAAAAGAATAATTCGGGCACTCGAAGTTTATGTAATTTCTGGAATGCCAATATCGCATTTTCATGGGATTGCTAGTGAGTACAAAGCGCTTTATGATTTTAAGCTATTTGGCCTTACCTTGAGCAGGCCTACCCTCTATGCTCGTATTGAAGAAAGAGTTGAAGAGCAAATCAGAGCTGGACTTATAGAGGAAGTCCGATCACTTTTGGAGAAGAATTATAGTCCTGATCTACCCTCGATGAAAGGTTTGGGGTATAAGCAAGTTGCAGGATATTTGCGCGGCGAATATGATTTAGAAACCGCTATTAAGCTGCTGAAGCGAGATACTAGGCGATTTGCAAAAAGGCAATTTACCTGGTTTCGTGCGGATAAAAGCATACATTGGATAGATGTTGAAGGACTCAGTCCATCGCAAGTTGCCGAGAAGGTTATTGGCCTGCTAAAGGCAAAAGTCTAG
- the hfq gene encoding RNA chaperone Hfq gives MNKGPVNLQDLFLNQVRKENVPVTIYLIGGVQLKGVVRGFDAFTIMLDSPGKPTQLVYKHAIASVVPSRQVTIQQESQKETSEEQDAEA, from the coding sequence ATGAACAAGGGACCGGTAAACCTGCAGGATTTGTTTCTCAACCAGGTGCGCAAAGAAAACGTTCCAGTAACCATTTATTTGATTGGTGGCGTGCAACTTAAGGGGGTTGTGCGCGGCTTTGATGCCTTTACTATAATGCTGGACAGTCCTGGCAAACCCACACAGCTTGTATATAAGCATGCAATTGCTTCGGTAGTACCTTCAAGGCAGGTAACCATACAACAAGAGTCCCAAAAGGAAACGTCTGAAGAACAGGATGCGGAAGCTTGA
- the dapF gene encoding diaminopimelate epimerase codes for MRKLEFVKMHGIGNDFVLADSVTNGIPDVDLKDLAIRICDRNFGVGADGLLLVLPSEIADYRMRLINRDGSEAEMCGNGIRVFAKYLYDRGMVGETAEIETLAGIKTIQLEVKNGKAIGATVGMGKPRLRAEDIPVIGYEGEVVNRRLDVEGESLQITCVSMGNPHCVVFVQSTDEVPVETLGPKIEKHPVFPQGTNVEFVEVIGPTELKMRVWERGAGMTMACGTGACSSVVAGVLNGLCERRATVHLPGGNLFIDWQENDEIFMTGPAEEVFVGKYMY; via the coding sequence ATGCGGAAGCTTGAGTTTGTAAAAATGCACGGAATCGGCAATGACTTTGTTCTTGCCGATTCCGTTACAAATGGCATACCCGATGTTGACCTAAAAGACCTTGCCATTCGCATTTGCGATAGGAATTTTGGCGTAGGTGCGGATGGGCTTTTACTTGTCCTGCCTTCAGAGATTGCCGACTATCGAATGCGTCTCATTAATCGCGATGGAAGCGAGGCTGAGATGTGCGGCAATGGAATTCGTGTTTTCGCAAAATATCTTTATGACCGTGGTATGGTAGGCGAAACGGCGGAAATAGAGACCCTTGCGGGTATTAAAACAATCCAGCTTGAAGTAAAAAATGGGAAAGCAATTGGGGCAACAGTCGGAATGGGCAAGCCGCGCCTTCGGGCAGAGGATATTCCTGTCATCGGCTATGAAGGTGAAGTTGTCAACCGGCGGCTTGATGTCGAAGGCGAAAGTTTGCAAATTACATGTGTCTCGATGGGCAACCCACACTGCGTTGTCTTTGTGCAATCAACAGACGAGGTTCCTGTTGAAACGCTTGGCCCTAAGATTGAAAAGCATCCCGTGTTCCCGCAGGGTACTAACGTCGAGTTTGTGGAAGTAATAGGTCCGACAGAGCTGAAAATGCGTGTTTGGGAGCGCGGTGCGGGTATGACGATGGCATGTGGAACCGGTGCTTGTTCTTCAGTTGTGGCGGGGGTGCTGAACGGATTGTGTGAACGGCGGGCTACAGTGCATTTGCCTGGCGGAAACTTATTCATTGATTGGCAGGAAAATGACGAAATATTTATGACAGGCCCCGCCGAGGAAGTTTTTGTGGGCAAATATATGTATTAA
- a CDS encoding LL-diaminopimelate aminotransferase: protein MVEFAKRLQSIPPYLFGEVAKLKAQALEKWGDIIDFGIGDPDQPTPSPIIEELAKAAMDSTTHRYDETDYGLPEFINAVAGWYGRRFGVGLDADKGEVLLLIGSKEGLAHLAWAFIDPGDIGLVPDPGYTVYKINIALAGGAPYTMPLLAENGFLPDFSAIPSDVARKAKLLYINYPNNPTSATATLEFFADVVAFAKSYDIIVCHDAAYSEVTYDGYRAPSFLQAPGAKDVGIEIHSLSKTYNMTGWRIGWAAGNPDIIKGLSKLKSYVDSKQFGAIDRAAAYALNHLNGVPDTLALYKKRRDILIDGLNSLGWSLPKTKATLYVWVPVPPGYTSVEFRNTLIEKAGVLVVPGVGYGEYGEGFVRFSLTVSGDSDGERVAEAIERIRKNITIRW from the coding sequence ATGGTAGAGTTCGCAAAGAGACTTCAAAGCATACCACCCTATCTATTTGGAGAGGTTGCGAAATTGAAGGCGCAAGCTCTCGAAAAATGGGGGGATATTATAGATTTTGGGATAGGAGACCCTGATCAGCCGACTCCGAGTCCTATTATTGAAGAATTAGCCAAAGCTGCTATGGACTCTACTACCCATAGATACGATGAAACGGACTATGGATTACCCGAATTTATAAATGCGGTTGCAGGGTGGTACGGACGAAGGTTTGGCGTGGGTCTCGACGCAGATAAGGGTGAAGTACTATTACTTATTGGGTCAAAGGAAGGACTCGCTCACCTGGCATGGGCATTTATTGACCCAGGAGATATAGGATTAGTTCCTGACCCTGGATATACGGTATACAAGATAAATATTGCTCTTGCCGGTGGGGCGCCTTACACAATGCCGCTCCTGGCTGAGAATGGCTTTCTTCCTGATTTTTCTGCCATACCATCAGACGTAGCGCGGAAGGCGAAACTGCTTTATATCAATTATCCAAATAACCCAACAAGCGCAACCGCTACTCTTGAATTTTTCGCCGATGTGGTGGCTTTTGCGAAGAGTTACGATATTATTGTTTGCCATGATGCCGCATATTCAGAGGTTACTTACGATGGCTATCGCGCGCCAAGTTTCTTGCAAGCGCCTGGTGCAAAGGATGTAGGAATTGAAATACATTCGCTTTCGAAGACCTACAACATGACGGGTTGGAGAATCGGTTGGGCAGCTGGCAATCCAGATATAATAAAGGGCCTAAGTAAGCTGAAATCATATGTTGATTCGAAACAGTTTGGGGCGATTGACCGTGCGGCAGCATATGCACTTAATCATTTGAACGGTGTTCCTGACACTTTAGCCTTGTATAAAAAGCGGCGGGATATTCTTATAGATGGATTAAATAGTCTTGGGTGGAGCTTGCCAAAGACAAAGGCAACGTTATATGTTTGGGTGCCAGTGCCGCCAGGTTATACGTCTGTTGAATTTAGGAACACACTGATTGAGAAAGCTGGTGTTCTCGTAGTACCTGGTGTTGGTTATGGCGAATACGGTGAGGGTTTCGTGAGGTTTTCCCTTACTGTGAGCGGTGATTCCGATGGCGAACGTGTCGCCGAAGCCATAGAAAGAATTAGGAAAAATATAACGATACGCTGGTAG